CGCGCTGCCTTCAAAGCAGTTGCTGACAGCAAACAAGTAGCGGTCTTGGTTCCCACAACAATTCTTGCATTACAACATTACCGAACTTTCTCGGAACGCTTGAAAGGATTGCCAGCAAATATTGATTATATCAATCGTTTCAAATCCAGCAAACAGATTAAAGAAACTCTTAAAAAACTCGAAGAAGGTAAAGTAGACATCATTATTGGGACCCACCGTTTGGTGAGCAAAGATGTTAAATTCAAAGATCTCGGATTGATGATTATTGATGAAGAGCAAAAATTTGGAGTTTCTGTAAAAGAAAAGCTGAAGGTAATGCGTGCAAACGTAGATTCATTGACCTTGACAGCTACCCCAATTCCAAGGACTTTACACTTCTCATTGATGGGCGCCAGAGATTTAAGTATTATTTCTACACCTCCGCCGAATAGACAACCTGTACAAACTGAACTTCACGTTTTCAATGAAACTTTAATTAAAGAAGCGGTAAGTTTTGAAATAGACCGTGGAGGTCAAATATTTTTTATCCATAATCGAGTGGCAGACCTCCCGCAACTAGGTATGCTGATCAGAAAATTGGTACCGGGGGCAAAAGTCGGAATCGCTCATGGACAATTGGAGGGTGATGAGTTGGAAGATGTTATGTTAAAATTCATCAACCATGAGTATGATGTATTGATTGCCACAACCATCATTGAAGCTGGCTTGGACATTCCAAATGCTAATACGATCATAATAAACCAAGCCCATATGTTCGGGTTAAGCGACTTACACCAAATGAGAGGACGAGTAGGAAGATCGAATAAAAAAAGCATTCTGTTACCTGTTGAGCCCACCTTTATCGACTCTAACTAGTGAAGCCTACAAAAGATTATCAGCAATAGAAGAATTCTCAGAATTAGGTTCTGGATTTAATGTTGCCATGCGTGACTTGGATATCCGTGGATCTGGCAACTTATTGGGAGCTGAACAGTCTGGATTTATCGCAGAGATAGGCTTTGAAATGTATAATAAGATCCTTGATGAAGCAGTTCAAGAATTGAAGGATGATGAATTCGGGGATTTATTCGCAGATGAGGAAAACAGGAAATATGTTTCTTTCACACAGATTGATACAGATTTAGAAGTAATGATTCCAGATGAATACGTAACGAATGTTTCTGAAAGATACAATCTATACAATGATATTTCGAAATTAAAAGATGAAGGTCATTTGAAAAAATTCGAACAAGAATTATTGGATAGGTTTGGTCCTATTCCAAACCAGGTTTTTGAATTGTTCAATACTTTAAGGTTACAATGGCTGGGTAAGGATATAGGCTTAGAGAAGATATCATATAAGAAAAACATCTTAAAAGGGTTTTTTGTAAACAACCCGAAATCAAGTTATTATCAATCTGAAAACTTCGGAAAAGTTTTGGCATTTGTCCAAAAATACCCTAACATTTCAAACCTAAAAGAAGTAAAAGGTCAACTCCGAATTGCCATTAATAATGTAAATAGTATAGAATACGCTATAGAATTGCTGAAAAAAATGCTATATTAATTTAAAGGGGGCGAATGGCTCTTTTATAAAAGTATACTAAAAAACCTGTAATAAATTTTAAATACAACCTTAGCTTGATAGGAAGCGAGTTTGTTAGAATTGGCTTGTTCATATATGTGTCCCATTATTTATCGTAAAAATAAAAAGTGATGGGACACATAACAATCCCCAGAATTAGGTATTTTTACTCTATAGCAAAAAATATTGCGTTAGCCATAATCAGCTTACCACTTTCCCAAAAATTCCTGAACAAAACGTTGTCTGTCAAATAAATAACTGATCCACGACCTAGGTTCTGAGTTCCAAAGACAAGACCATTCTTGAGTTTTTTATTCAGTGTATGCCCAACAAAACCGCTCATTTTGGAATCTTCTGTGATATAGCCCACATTCCATCCCTTCCCGGTTTCAAAATATTGAAATAAGTTTTCGTCTTGTTTTAGAGTAAAGTAATCTTTTACCCCAAACATCAAGGGATGCGAACTGTCAAAGGTTACTTTGAAAATTGCACCAGCTGTATAGTTTTCCAGAGCACCACGCTCACGATCACCGTATTTCTTAAGAGGATTTGGCTTTGATTTAGAAGAAGTATCTTGTTTCACAGGTTTCAAATCCGACCATGATTGGGATGCTAATTGGGTAACTGCAGATTCTAATGCTATTACTTTCCCTCCTTTCCTTATCCAATTTGCGAATTCATCGGTCTGAGCCTTATCTTTTAAGAAAGGATAGTTGCCATTAGGCATAATGAACAGATCTATTTCATCCCATTTAACTCTAGAAAAAATCCGATGGATTGATCAATATAATTGGATATTGTAATTGCTGGTCGAAATAATGCCATACTTCCCCAACATTTGTAGCGCGTTGCCCCTCTCCTGCCATCATCAGCACTTTTGGTGTTTTGATGGTTTTCACATCAGAACTTCCTAAATCCTTACCGCCCTCAACAATGCCCGACTGAATAGCATATATCTTTACTTTGAGTCGATCCGATTCTTCCTTCAATATTTTCTCGGTATTGGATTGTTTATTACCGATCTTCATCACCAACAGTGATCCTTTTGGAAATTCCTCAGAACCGATTTTAAAAGTTTGATCTGATGCTTTAACAGTGATTTTATTCCTTAATAATGCAGCTAAAAGTTGAGCAGAAGAAAATCCATCCCATTTTATGGCATATCCAAAAGTTGAGCCGATGGTATTAGAAATAGTTTCTAACTGATAGGGATTTAAGCTGGAGATTTTAGTCTTGGATGCAATTGCTGGTAGTCCGTAAACATAGGGCAATGACCAAGCAGTGATATCATAAGTGACAGAATCGGTCAACTTCGCCTCTGGTTCAAATAATACACGAATCAGTGCAGCCTTTGATTGATTTCCCGGAATCACTAAGTCTTTAGAATTTAAACTATGTTTTTCCTCTTTTTTGCTGAAATAATCAAATCCCTTTATAGTACCTGAGGATGAATAATAATTGATCTTGTTCTTTTCCAATAATTCGATTAAAGCTCGCATGGTTTTATCCCTGCTATTGTCGTATTTTACAACATAAGTTTGAAAAGAAGATAACTTTCCTGCTGCTGCATCATCTCCAAATTTTTTAAATTCAGAAACGACTCTGCCAGCATTCTGTGATACTATTTCGATCACATTTAATCCGGAGGCATGATGTTGAATAGCGCGATCAACGAGAGTCAATGTATCCTTATCATCTGTGTACACTCCCAATCCTGCAGAACTATTGCCAGCCTTCTCGAAAGTCATTCCTATAGCCCCTGAATAGATAGGATAAGTATCTCCATACGATGGATAAAATAAGTCAAAACGTTCTTTAGTAAAATATAACCACCCTTTTGAATCAAAATATTTTGCATTATGTTGGCCAATAGTGGTTTGAAATTCTCGTTGCCATGGCGTTATTACCTCATGCAATGGTTCTGCTGCTGGCGGAAAATAATAAGGTGAATTTATTCCCTGTTCATGAAAATCAACATGAATGTGTGGCAGCCATTTATTATAAATCATGGCTCTTAATGCGCTTTCTTTTTGTGTTTGCCAAGCCCAATCACGGTTCATGTCAAAATAATAATGATTATACCTGCCTCCAGGCCAAGGCTCTCTGTGTTCGCGAGCATATAATTCCGGATTATATTTAATCCCAACAACCACCATTGTACCAGTTATTATAACGTTCCGTTCCATCTGGATTTAAACAAGGATCCAAGATCACTAAAGTATTCTCCAACCAGGATTTACTTTTACTATTGTTCGGGTTTACTAACTCAAACAAAGTCATCATCGATGCTTCTATCGAAGAAGTTTCATTCCCATGGACGTTATTGCTTATCCATACAATAGCAGGAGAAGTTGTTGTGCCCACACCTTCTATAGCATGTGCTAATTTTAAATTGTTGGTCCTTATATTTTCTAGATTCCCAATATGTTGAGCAGAGGAAATATAGAATACTTTAAGAGGTCTACCTTCATTAGACTCTCCATAAGATTCCATTTTCACTTGGTTTGGGACCTGAGTGGCAATATATTGGTAATATTCCAAAACCTTCCAATGCGGAGTTACCTTTGAACCTATTTGATATCCAAGGTATTCAGATGGAGACTTAATCTGAGCAAATGATAAGGTAGAAAGAAGACAAGCCAGAACGGCAAGTATTTTTTTCATAATATTTGAGGTAAATTAAGGTTAATTATATTAAACAAATCGAAGCTGAAATTAAGTATTTACAAGTTATTTTTTTAATTTTCATTCCTTTATTTTTTTAAAAACAACCTGCTATGTCTCATATAGAAACCGATCTAATCCATAAAGGGAAAGAATTCAACGAAAGTAAAGCCGTTGTAACCCCAATCTATCAAACTTCAACATACTTCGCAGATGAAGATCTCAAGGAGTATATTGTAGCCGCAACAGAAACAAAACACCCTAATTTTTATCATCGCCACGGAAATCCTACGAATTCTCAAGCCGCATCTATTGTCGCAAGTCTTGAAAAAACTGAAGATGCACTGGTATTGGCAACAGGTATGGCTGCTATTTCAACCGCCATCTTAAGTGTCGTTAAAGCAGGTGACCATGTGGTAACTCAAAATTCGCTCTATTCTGGTGCTATGCTCTTTTTTAAGGAATTTTTGTCAGATTATGGTGTAGAGGTAACCCACGTCGATCAAAAGGACAATCAGGCATTCGAAAAAGCGTTAAGACCAAACACAAAATTGATCTATGTCGAAACACCCTCCAACCCTAATCTGGATATTACTGACCTGCAATTTATTGCAGACCTTGGTAAAAAGCATAAGATTACGACAATGGCAGACAATACTTTCGCCTCGCCAATCAATCAGTCCCCTAAAGATCTGGGAATAGATGTAATTATCCATTCAGCTACTAAATATTTAGGCGGCCATAGTGATTTAACAGCAGGAGTGGTATGTGGAACTAAGGATTTTATTGAAAAGGTATGGCGAAGATCACTTGTTCTTGGAGGGTCATTAAGCCCATTTGATTCTTGGCTTTTATTAAGAGGGCTTGAAAACACTATCCATGCGGGTAAAACAGATCAACAGTAACTCTCTAGCGTTAGCAGAATTTTTCGAAAAACACTCTGCAATTAAGTATACTGGATTATATAGGTTTGAAGTCGCACCCTCAATATGACCTTGCACAAAAACAAATGCGTGGTGGAACGGGGATGTTATGCATTGAAGTGATTGGAAATGAAGAAAAACGCCTACCAAAATGCTCAATCTGTACTGAATAAATTGAAGATTTTCGCCAATGCGCTAGCCTTGGAGGTGTAGAATCTCTCGTTGTCCACCCAGCTAGCATGTGGGGTTCACATCACCGATAAATCCCAAAAATCAACCTCTGGAATAACGACTGGGATGTTAAGAATTTCAGTAGGAATTGAACATATAGACGATCTAATTCAGGATTTTGATCAAGCTCTAAAAGAGATAAAATAAAAAAAATCCCTTGACTAAAAAAAAGTCAAGGGGATTTTTTTAACTCTATATTATACCTACCAAAAGATAGTATACAAGGCTGCTGTAATACCAATTACAAGTAATGCACCAACTGCAAAACCTGTTTTTGTCTTGAACATCGTAGCGTCGATTTCCAAACCATTGGTAACAACACCTTTTTTGTTTTCATACATACTTATAAAGTACATACCGATTAAACAGAAGATGAAAACAAAGCCGATACGATCAATGAATGGAATTTCGTAAACCCCGTCCACAGGAATAGCAAATCCTGTAGAAGCTAAGAAAGAAAGATCCATGAAATTAGGCAAGAATTTCAATACAATTGACAGTATGAAACCTACTATTGTAGCAAACAATGCTGCATTTGAGGTCGTTTTCTTCCAAAAGAATCCCAATAAGAACATCGCAAATACACCCGGAGATACAAACCCTGTATACTCTTGAATATATTGGAAACCACCTTTCTTGTCAATACCTAAATATGGAGCAATAAAAATTGCTAAGATCATAGAAAACAACAATAGTAATCTTCCCAACATTCACTAATTTCTTTTCAGTAGCATCTTTATCAAAAATCTTTTTATAAATATCCAATGAGAATATAGTAGCAACTGAATTTGCTTTACCTGCCAAAGATGCAACAACCGCAGCGGTTAACGCCAGCAAATGATAGTCCTTTAAGACCTGTAGGTAATAAATTCAATAATACCGGGTATGCTCTATCTGGATTCAATTCTCCACCAGCAATCATCTCTTGTTGGAATAATCCATCATTATATAAAACATAAGCAGCGATACCAGGTAATACTACGATCAATGGCATAAGTAATTTTAAAACTGCAGCGAACAATAAACCGTTTCTAGCGGTCGGAAGATCCGCGCCTAATGCACGCTGAGTGATGTACTGATTACATCCCCAATAGTTCAAGTTGATAACCCACATACCACCTATCAAAACTGATAATCCAGGCAAGTCAATATAATTCGGGTTGTCAGGCTTCAAGATCATGTGGAAATGATCTTGAGCTTTCTCATGAACAATACCAAATCCATCCAGTACTCCTGTCCCACCGAAATGATCTGAAACAAGGTTTAATGCCAAATAAGTGGTTGCTAGACCTCCCAAAATCAAAAAGAATACTTGGATTACATCGGTGTAACCAATTACTTTCATACCTCCTAAGGTGATGAAAATCGCGAATACGGCCAAACCAATTCATACAGACCTGGAAATCCAATCCTGAAATACTGGAGACTGCCAATGCCCCTAAGAACAAAATGGATGTTAGGTTTACCACAATATACAATAACAGCCAAAACACCGCCATAATCATGGCTACAGTTCCATTGTACCGCTGGTGTAAGAACTGTGGCATCGTGAAGATTTTGTTCTTGAGATAAACTGGAAGGAAAAATACAGCAACTACGATCAATGTCACTGCCGCCATCCATTCATAAGTTGCAATAGCCAATCCAATCTTAAATCCTGAACCACTCATGCCGATAAATTGCTCAGCAGAAATATTCGAGGCAATCAAAGAAGCTCCAATTGCCCACCATGTCAAGGAACCTTCAGCCAAGAAATAATCCTTAGAATCCCCAGAAGCGGATTTCTTCTTATAATAAATGTAAAGTCCATACCCTGCTACTATTATGAAGTAGCATAGGAATACGATATAGTCTTTGGTTTCCATGGTTTTTATTTAGTCGTAAACTTGTAAACAGATTTGCTGGTATAGGTTTCTCCAGGATTTAATGATGTAGATGGAAAATTAGGCTGGTTTGGAGAATCTGGGAAAATGTTGGGTCTCCCAAACATAATCCCGTACGGAAACTATCCTTAGCACCATTTTTAAGTGTTACATTGTCCGCCATAAAATTCCCACTGTAAAACTGAATTCCAGGTTCTTCAGTATAGATGTCCATTACGATGCCAGATTTATCTCCTGTTAAAGTTCCTGCATGGTTTAGCCCATCAACTTTTTGTCCCGTTTAAAACCCAATTATGATCATAGCCTTTTCCAAATTTCAATTGCTCGTTGTCCTGTTCAATATCTTGGCCTATCGTTTTTGAAGTGGTGAAATCAAAAGGAGTATCTTTAACACCTGCCAATTCTCCAGTAGGAATCAAAGTACTGTCTACAGGAGTATACTTATCAGCATTAAGTTTCAAAGTATGTCCTAGAATAGTACCACTGCCTTCACCATTTAAATTGAAATATGCATGATTTGTTAAGTTAATAACTGTTTTCTTATCAGAAGTAGCTTTATATGCAATCGTCAATTCATTATTATCTGACAAACTATATGTTACTTCAATATGAATTGGTCCGGGAAATCCTTCAGCTTTGTCAGGAAGTGTTAATGCGAATGTGATA
The Sphingobacterium daejeonense genome window above contains:
- a CDS encoding M14 family zinc carboxypeptidase — encoded protein: MKKILAVLACLLSTLSFAQIKSPSEYLGYQIGSKVTPHWKVLEYYQYIATQVPNQVKMESYGESNEGRPLKVFYISSAQHIGNLENIRTNNLKLAHAIEGVGTTTSPAIVWISNNVHGNETSSIEASMMTLFELVNPNNSKSKSWLENTLVILDPCLNPDGTERYNNWYNGGCWD
- a CDS encoding trans-sulfuration enzyme family protein yields the protein MSHIETDLIHKGKEFNESKAVVTPIYQTSTYFADEDLKEYIVAATETKHPNFYHRHGNPTNSQAASIVASLEKTEDALVLATGMAAISTAILSVVKAGDHVVTQNSLYSGAMLFFKEFLSDYGVEVTHVDQKDNQAFEKALRPNTKLIYVETPSNPNLDITDLQFIADLGKKHKITTMADNTFASPINQSPKDLGIDVIIHSATKYLGGHSDLTAGVVCGTKDFIEKVWRRSLVLGGSLSPFDSWLLLRGLENTIHAGKTDQQ
- a CDS encoding PLP-dependent transferase translates to MSTQLACGVHITDKSQKSTSGITTGMLRISVGIEHIDDLIQDFDQALKEIK